The Leucothrix mucor DSM 2157 DNA window ATAACGAATAAAACCAGCATGATCGAATGCTGTATTTGTGTGACGTAATCGACTTCTTCCTGAATCGTTAGATGAAGATCCAGTTTCAGCTGTATCGTGGCATACAGCTTGCCATTGAAGATCACATCACGATTCAGTGATTCCAGTGCAATATCCTGAGGGAGGTAACGCTCAGACAGTGGATAAATCCGAATATTATCCACATTAAATAACGATAGCGCGTACCAATGCTTACGCTCTGCCAGAACCGTATCCAGCGTGCTGTACACATTAGCCAAGTCACTTTCTAAGAGATCCGGTAGTAATGCTGTAGACAGCAAATCGATGTAAGTTGACTCTTGCTCGATCTGTTTGCTCTTAGCCAATTCGACATAGCTAGGAATCATATACAGCGAGCTATAAGCGTAAACAGCAGCCAGTAACAGGGCAAAGGGTAAGATGAGTTTAAGGCGCAGATTCATGTCACTTATTTCACGTAGAATTCATCGAGCTTCATCTCATTCAGTAGCTGATAGTCTTGAATGCTGGCCTTTCCTGCGCTAACCATTGGAATCTTTTTCAGGAGTTTAGCGCCTTGTTCGGTTGCGGCTATTTTAAGAAAGGCATCGCTAACCGCTTGTTTTACCTCATCCGGTACTCGCTTGTGGGCAGTAATCGGGTGAGGAGGGACTTCCTGAGTTTTGCTAATAATTCGAAGCTGGCTAGTAATTTGCTCAGGCTGTTGAGAGAAGGTCTTTTGGACACCGCCACCAGCAGCAGCGAGCCCTAGTGCGACATTGAGGTAGACTGAGCTGTGGCTGCCAACATACATTTCTTCCACATCAATATTATATTTTCGGCTGAATTCGGCGCGGGGAATGAGCGCTGCACCTAAAGCATTAGGGGCTGGAAAGGCAACCTTTTTACCATCCAAATCTTCTATAGCATTAAATGGGCTGTCTTTTTTCACCACGATAATTCCGTATAGACTACGCCCTACATCGCGGATAATGGGCTCATAGCCTTCTCTATCATGCCCGATAATCGCGTGATAAGGATTCATATAGGCAAAGTCGTAGCGGCCTTTTATAAAGCTGCGCTCGAATGCAGGAATGTCTAAAGAGCCACTGAGCTCAAACTGCAGGCCGGTTTCTTTCTCCAGCATCTCAAGCACAGGCTCCCAAGTTCTACTAATGCGTTCAGATGAAAACTGCGGAACGACACCAAAAGAATAAGTCTTTGTTTTTACTGGCTCGTTGGCCAAACTGACTGTGGAAGCGGCAACCAGTGTCAGGCAAAGCAGCAGGGCTGATTTCATGACGGCACCTTTATTTTAATTATTAGTGCAATAACTTTAAGTTGTTTCAGCTGGCTGGAAACTGAACTCAGGCCTCAAAAACAGTTAAACATTAGGGTTATCTAATATATTGATAGTCGTGATTAGCGCTCAACTAGCATAAAAAAGGGCGGCAGTATGGTGGCTGCCGCCCTGATCTTTCAGCTGTAAGTGGTGAATTACTTCACTTTAAACTCACGCTTACGAGTCTTCTCTAACGACTCAAGGATCTTATCCAAACGCTCAGGCTTAACCATGAACTCCTGGAATCCTTTCATACCTTCTTTCGCCATGCCCGGTGTCGTATCACGGTCATAGAACTGTGCAGTACCGTCTGCTTCACTCAACATCTTAATACCGATATTCAGGAAGTAGTTATCAGCCGCTTTCGCATCTTTATTCGGTGGAATCTGGTTGATGGCGGCGTTGATTGTGGTCTGTACATCCGGTGTTGCTAAGTAAGCCAGGAATTTACGTGCATCTTCCTTGTTCTTCGCTTTAGCGGGGATGTGAACCGTATCCATTGGCGCATCTTCACCAACACCCACTTCAGGGTTGATAATCGGGAATTGGAAGAAGCCCATGTTCTCTTCCTGATCACCAAACTGAGGTGTAATGAAGTTACCCAGCAAATACATCGCCGCTTCGCCTTTCAGCAAGAACGGTAGTGCTTCCTGCCAAGAGTAAGTCGCGTGATCTTTTACAAAGTACTCTGGCTCAACCACTTTTGACCAGTTAGCGAATGTCGCTTTAACACGGTCATCTGTGTACGGGATTTTTCCATCCATCAGGTCGATGTGAAAGTCTAAACCGTTAGTACGCATGTTCAGGTAATCGAACCAGCCCGCCGCAGTCCACAGGTATTTAGTACCGATTGTAACCGGTGCAATGCCTGCTTCTTTGATCTTGGCACACGCCGCGAGGTACTCATCGTAAGTTTTTGGAATTTCGATGCCTAGCTTTTCGAAAATATCCTTACGGTAGTAAACGCCCCACTGGTAATACGTGTATGGCATGCCCCATTGCTTTTTGTCGATCGACATTGCAGGTGCTGCAGTGCTCATCTTGTTCAGCAGGTCGCCATCTGTCCACAGATCAGAGACATCTTCGAACAGTTTCTTATCTACAAATTGCTTCATGCGGTTACCGGCATACCAGAACACAACATCAGGCGGCTCAGTCGCCAGCCAGTTGCGCAGGGCTGTTTTATACGCTTCTTTATCGAAGGTATTCAGCTTAACCTTAATGTCCGGGTTAGCCGCTTCAAACTGTTTAACCACTTCAGCAAATGCCGCTTTTGGAGCCGGATCAGCTTGATCTGAGTTAATCACCAACGTACCTGCCAGAGCAGATGTTGACAGCGCAATGGTTGCCGCCAGCGTGATTAAAGTTTGTTTGATCGGATGCATAGATTTTCCTCTCTTCTCATTGTTGATCATGTGTCAATTTGAACAATTGCCAGTTGCCCCTGAGCTAAATGATGCCCACCCAGGACCGTTTGACGTTGGTTAGGTAGTGACTGATCTTCCGGACCGTAGTTAAAGAAGAACTGCCATTTCCCGACTTTCTGTTGCCGTAAGCCACCGGCACAAGGGTTGATCTTCAAGTGCTCATTGCTTTCGAGTACTTGTTGTATCAATTCGTTCAGACTGTGTTGATCGGCACAGCCATTAATATAGTGGATGTTATTGTGCTGGTAAGCAAATCCCCAGCCATCAGCCGATTGATAACTTGGGCTGAGGTCTGTTTCTACAAACTCACGCCACTTGCTAACAGTTAATGATTGTTCTTTTGAGACGCTGTGTCTCACGGTATCAGACCAGAAGTCCGCTAAAGATTCAACCCGCACCACGCGCAGAAGGATAAGCTGCTGCAAACTGCCCGGTGCTAAGTTCGCCGGGATTTGATATTGCTGGGTTTTAGAGAACGTACGCGGGCCAAGGATTACCTGTGCGGACGTGTTTTTCAGTGAGGCCAATAACTCTGCATGCTCCAGCTGCTGATTGGCAACCACAATCGCAGCATAGCCATCCAGATTCGCATTTGGTGGCAGGATATCCACATTTACACCCGCCTGACGGCAAGCGGTGTACATCGACATGGCCCAATCCAGCGGATGGTAATTATTACCTTGAGGCTGTACGCGTAAGGACCAATCACTTTCATAGTCAAAGATGAAGGCCACTTCTTTGAGAATATGGCTGGCATCAATGCCTGTATTTTCGCTGCCTGCCTGTGCAGTAAGGCTTTGTACTTCGCCAGCGGTTTGCGTGGCTTCCAGTAGGCCGATATCAACACTGTTATCCGGACGCTTTAGGCCGCTGTGCATTTGCTCTTGGGCAAATGGGGCTTGTCGCCAGCGGAAATAACTGACTACTTCTGCGCCATGGGCAAAGGCTTCCCAAGTCCAGAAACGGACCATGCCATCCAGTGGAGCAGGGTTGTGCGGTGCCCAGTTGACAGGGCCGGGTTGCTGCTCCATGACCCACCAACGACCTTTGCCCACGCCACGGTATAAATCATGGTGGAATGCGGCAAAGTCAGGGTGGCCAGTGCGCATCCATTGCTGCTTTTCAGCATCGCTGGCACGACTTTGGTCAAGGAATCCCAGCGGATAACTATCCCAGCTGGCAATGTCCAGATCGGCAGCCACATCGTGATGATTAAAGTCGGTGAAGTTACCCATATAGTTATGGATTAAGTCGCGACCCGGTGCGTATTTACGCAGAATATCGACTTGTAGCTTGTTATAGACCACGACCTGATCGCTACTAAAACGCCAGAAGTCTAGTTTGTGTGCCGGGTTGGATTCTGTAACGGTCAGGTTTGGCCGTTCGATTTCATTAAAGTCGCGGTATTCCATGCTCCAAAACACATTGCCCCAGGCTTCATTCAGGGCTTGGATATCACCGTTATATTGCTGGTGGCACCAAATGCGGAAGGCATCGCGAGCGGCTTCAGAGTAGCTGATAATGGTATCGTGGCAGCCGTATTCATTGTCTGTTTGCCAACCGGCAACGGCTGGATGGTCGCCAAACTCTTTCGCCATTTCAGTGACAATGCGAGCGCATTCCACTAAATAAGCCGCGGATGAAAAACAGTAATGACGACGCGAGCCGAAGCTGCGCGGCTTGCCGTCTTCATCAACTGCAATCATGTCAGGATTTTCATCGACCAGCCATTTGGGTGGTGTGGCAGTTGGCGTGCCTAGTACCACTTTCAGACCAGCATTACCTAAAATATCCAGTGAGCGCTTCAGCCAGTCCCAATCGTATTCACCGGCTTCAGGCTCGTAACGGCTCCAGGCAAACTCGCCTATGCGTACCCATTCGATACCGGCGGCAACCATTTCGGCAGCATCCTGCTCCCAGAGTGATTCTGGCCATTGCTCAGGATAATAACAAACTCCTAACTTCATGCGTTTTCCTCACGCTGGGTCACTTTGGCAAAGGCTTCGCGTAGCCGTTCTGCCGCGATTTCTGGTTGGACTGGGTTCACAATATTGGCGCTTCCGGACTCGTAGCCCGCAAGGTATTTCAGCTTATCTGGCTCACGCAATGGCGGCTGCATAATCATATGGAACTGCCAGTGCTCATTGTCCGGATGATCATCGCAAGGCGCGTTGTACATCAGGCTGATATTGGGACTTTCGCGCTGGAATAACTCGTTATAAGTCTTTGCCATTTTCTGATAGAGCAGGGATAAATCATCACGCTCGACATTATTCAACTGGCCAATGTGTGCGGCACGGCGTTTTGGCAGTAGCCAGCACTCATAAGCAAAGCGGGCAAAGTAAGGAATGATTGCAACGAAATGCTCGGTCTCGGCAATAAGCAGAGACTCTTTATAAGTATCGCGGCTTAGTAAATCCAATAGCAGAGTGCTGCCATGTTCACGAGCCCAGTCTGCTTGCGCTTGGCGCGCACGGCTAAAGGTATCGCCAACAAAGCCCGTCGCGTAAATCTGTCCATGCGGATGCGGGTTGGACACGCCAATCTCCTGACCTTTGTTTTCAAAAATCAGTATCTGCTGAATCGCGGGGTCTTTAGAGAGTGTGTTGTATTCTGTTTGCCAAAGCTGGCCGACAGTGCGCATGGTCTCTGTGCTGATGGTCGCTAAGGTACGGTCATGGCGCTCAGTCCAGCACAGTACACGACAACGACCTCGGTTTGAGGCGCGGCGTTGCAATGGGTCTGCCGCATCGGCTTCATCAAACACCGGTGCATTGGGCGAGAACGACGCATAGTCATTATCGAAAGCCCATGGGCCTTGATAGGCAGGATTCACTTCACCATTGGCGCGCGTGTTACTTGGACAAAGGTAGCAACTGGGATCATGCTCTGGAGGCTGCTCGGCTTTATCGCTGACGACGGCACCTTGCCAAGGGCGATTGCCCGTGGTCGCGGCAATGATTACCCACTGCGAGAGCAGGGGATGCCAGCGGCGCTCCCAGTTTCCCTGATTATCAGTCGCGGTGCTCATTCGGTAATTTCCCGCATGCCGTTGTCACTTTGCGTCGGGTAGAAATCTGCTTTTAAGCCGCAGGCTTCACGGTAGCGCTTGCCCACTGATTCGATGAAGTACTCAACCTGATCTTCTGCGACTAGGTTTACCGTACAGCCACCAAAACCGCCGCCAGTCATCCGTGCGCCAATAACGCCCGGTGTATCCAATGAAATAGCCACTAATTGGTCAATGATATCGGTAGAGGCTTCAAAGTCTTCACTCATTGATTTGTGTGATTCATTCATCAGCCTGCCGAAAGTATTCAGATCATCAGCATTCAAAGCAATAACGGCTTCACGTACCCGATTGTGCTCGGTGATGACATGCTTGGCGCGCTTTGCTACGTCAATACTGCTGAAGTACTCGAGGCTATCTTTCATCTGTGCAGGCGTTACTTCCGCCAGCTGCTTGATGTTCAGATGCTTGCTGAGATCACGAGTGGCAGTCTGGCATTCCTGAAATCTCTCATTGTATTTGGAATCCACCAGATCACGGCGCTGATTGGAGTTCACGATAACAATTTGATAGCCATCTAATTTGAGCGGCGTTTGCTCGCACTCAAGTGTGTTGCAGTCCAGCATCATGGCATGATCTTTCTGTGCCATCGCGACCGCATACTGATCCATAATGCCGCAGTTAACGCCGACAAATTCATTCTCAGCGGCCAGTGCAATGCGTACCAACTCGATATCATCAAAACCCGCACCGAACAGGCTATTTAGAGCAAACGCGGTAACGACTTCCAATGAGGCTGAGGAGGAAAGTCCGCCGCCATTAGGAATATTGCCGCTATACAAGCATTCAAAACCGGTAGTTTCAATGCCACGCTTGCGGAATTGATCAATCACACCAAGTACGTAGTTAATCCAGTTATCACCATACTTCTGATTAAGCTCAGCCGGTGATAAAGAAGCCATTAATTCAAAATTGGTAGAGGCCAGTTTGACGGTATCGTCATCGCGCTTTCTGATCATGACGGTCGTGCCGCGATCAATAGCACAAGGGAATACCAAGCCGCCACAGTAATCAGTATGGTCGCCAATTAAGTTTACCCGGCCAGGGGCATAGAAAGTGCGAACCGGATTGGAGCTTTCTTCAAAGCGCTCAATAAAAGGTTGGTAGAGTGTATTCATGCTCATAGCCCAGTGATCAAATAGAAGTGCAATGTAGTAATAAGGCGGTTTGTGGCGGCATATAAGGCAGTACTAAGCCCATTTGCATTAGCAGCTCACCGCTCAGGGTTATCGACGGCTGTTCCATCCATGCTGGCAATGCTTTTGCAAAATGTGCCAGATAAGGCAGGTTAGCATTCAGGCAAGTCACTGCATAAGTTGCTTGTGGGTCTAAACCGTGAAACTTGAATTTGCCAGCCGTTGCGTGCAAGTGGCTGCCATCGCTGACCGCGCTCCACAGCGATTGTGACTGATCTTCAGAGACTAAGCCCTGTGCGTGGATGCAGCCTTGTATCGCCGGTAAGCGCCAGAGCTTTGCTTCGGCTAACCAGTTGCGGTTGTCTTTGTAGATTTTAGTGTAGTGCTGAACCGTTGCGCGGTCGGCATCACTTAGCAAGCGGCTATCAAACTCATAGCCCGTCTGACCCTGTAAAGCCACAATGGCGCGGGTATCCAGCTCAGTCTGGCGTCCAGTTAAATGGGCAATGGCCGAGCCAATGTGCGCGCCCATGATTTCCGGTGGAAAGAATAAGCTGAAGCCGTTTTGAATGCTGATGCGCTCAATCGGGTCGATATTATCAGAAGTCCACACGCGGCCAGTATGGCGCAGTACGCCAAAATCAACGCGAGCACCGCCAGAGGCACAGGTTTCAATTTCCAGTGTCGGGTGGGCTTTATTCAGCTTGTCCATCAAACGGTAAACCGCGAGGATTTGCTGGTGTTGCGAGCCCTTGAACTGAGAGCCTGCATTGAGGGTATCGCGGTTCATATCCCATTTGATGTAATCAATTTGATATTCGCTCACAAGCGATGAAATGGCATCAAATAGGTAATCAAATAATTCTGGCTGGCTAAGGTCGAGCACTTCCTGATTACGAGCAGGTACTAATGGATAGGGCGCGTGTTGCAATGCCCACTCGGGATGCGCGCGGAATAAGGCGCTATCCGGATTCATCATTTCTGGCTCAAACCACAAACCAAACTGCATCCCTTTGGAGCGCACATGATCAACCAGTGGCTTTAGACCTTCTGGGTAAATCGCGGGATCAATCTGCCAGTCACCTAAGCCTGCTTTATCGTGGCGGCGGCCCATAAACCAGCCGTCATCTAGTACAAAGCGCTCGGCCCCAGTGGCATGGGCCGCATCAACCAAGGCAATCAATTTGTCGATGGCATGGTCGAAGTATAAGGCTTCCCAGCTATTGGCATGAACAGGGCGCTCGCGGCGTGTCCATTCCGGCAAAATATTGCGACGCGCAAAGCGGTGGAATTGCTGCGATACGCCAGAAAAGCCGCTGCTGCGAGTACTGTAAAGTAATGGGGTTTCGTAGCTTTCACCCGATTTCAGCACAATTTCGCCAGGTAGCAATAGTTCGCCACATTGCAAATAGCGCTCATGTTCGCTGAGGCTATCAATCAATAAGCGATAATTGCCGCTCCAGCCAAGGTGTGCTCCGAAGGCTTCGCCGGCGAGTTCGCTAGTGTGTGTTTCCCCGAGTAATAAGCCAGGGAAGTGTTCATGACTAGTGCGGCCACGACGATTATCAATCTGAAAACGACCGGCTTGCAACGTAGTGTTCTGAGCTTGGAACTCTTTACCCCAGCGCCCGTGCAGCGTAATCATTTGCTCCATGGCTAATGCCAATGGCAGGGTTGGGCAGCTCAGCCAGTCTAATGTGTAATCGCTATCGGCAGTGTTAGTCAGCGTATTCTGCCAGCTAAAGACATTACTTTGTGCATCGCAAGTGATCACGATTTGCAGGGCCAGGCCAGCGGCATCATCTTCAGCGAAAAAGGTAATCGCCTGCTCAGTTTGCTTAACATCAGTGACATTAAAGCGATGCGCAAACTGTGCTCCGGCGCGATGGCCTTGCAAGCCTGCTTCACCAAAATGGCCACGACTATTTTCAGGCAATAAAGCCAGCTGAGTGCGGTTATCCAGTTTGGCGTTCGGAATTGCATCAGCTGTTAATTTCAGTGCGGTCTCCGCGTCCAGTTCACTGGCCAGACGCGCCCCATAATAAATAACGGCTGGAATCGCGTTGTCAATGCTGAGTAATAGCAGCGTGCTTGCC harbors:
- a CDS encoding phosphate/phosphite/phosphonate ABC transporter substrate-binding protein; its protein translation is MKSALLLCLTLVAASTVSLANEPVKTKTYSFGVVPQFSSERISRTWEPVLEMLEKETGLQFELSGSLDIPAFERSFIKGRYDFAYMNPYHAIIGHDREGYEPIIRDVGRSLYGIIVVKKDSPFNAIEDLDGKKVAFPAPNALGAALIPRAEFSRKYNIDVEEMYVGSHSSVYLNVALGLAAAGGGVQKTFSQQPEQITSQLRIISKTQEVPPHPITAHKRVPDEVKQAVSDAFLKIAATEQGAKLLKKIPMVSAGKASIQDYQLLNEMKLDEFYVK
- a CDS encoding ABC transporter substrate-binding protein; protein product: MHPIKQTLITLAATIALSTSALAGTLVINSDQADPAPKAAFAEVVKQFEAANPDIKVKLNTFDKEAYKTALRNWLATEPPDVVFWYAGNRMKQFVDKKLFEDVSDLWTDGDLLNKMSTAAPAMSIDKKQWGMPYTYYQWGVYYRKDIFEKLGIEIPKTYDEYLAACAKIKEAGIAPVTIGTKYLWTAAGWFDYLNMRTNGLDFHIDLMDGKIPYTDDRVKATFANWSKVVEPEYFVKDHATYSWQEALPFLLKGEAAMYLLGNFITPQFGDQEENMGFFQFPIINPEVGVGEDAPMDTVHIPAKAKNKEDARKFLAYLATPDVQTTINAAINQIPPNKDAKAADNYFLNIGIKMLSEADGTAQFYDRDTTPGMAKEGMKGFQEFMVKPERLDKILESLEKTRKREFKVK
- a CDS encoding beta-galactosidase, which translates into the protein MKLGVCYYPEQWPESLWEQDAAEMVAAGIEWVRIGEFAWSRYEPEAGEYDWDWLKRSLDILGNAGLKVVLGTPTATPPKWLVDENPDMIAVDEDGKPRSFGSRRHYCFSSAAYLVECARIVTEMAKEFGDHPAVAGWQTDNEYGCHDTIISYSEAARDAFRIWCHQQYNGDIQALNEAWGNVFWSMEYRDFNEIERPNLTVTESNPAHKLDFWRFSSDQVVVYNKLQVDILRKYAPGRDLIHNYMGNFTDFNHHDVAADLDIASWDSYPLGFLDQSRASDAEKQQWMRTGHPDFAAFHHDLYRGVGKGRWWVMEQQPGPVNWAPHNPAPLDGMVRFWTWEAFAHGAEVVSYFRWRQAPFAQEQMHSGLKRPDNSVDIGLLEATQTAGEVQSLTAQAGSENTGIDASHILKEVAFIFDYESDWSLRVQPQGNNYHPLDWAMSMYTACRQAGVNVDILPPNANLDGYAAIVVANQQLEHAELLASLKNTSAQVILGPRTFSKTQQYQIPANLAPGSLQQLILLRVVRVESLADFWSDTVRHSVSKEQSLTVSKWREFVETDLSPSYQSADGWGFAYQHNNIHYINGCADQHSLNELIQQVLESNEHLKINPCAGGLRQQKVGKWQFFFNYGPEDQSLPNQRQTVLGGHHLAQGQLAIVQIDT
- the galT gene encoding galactose-1-phosphate uridylyltransferase, which gives rise to MSTATDNQGNWERRWHPLLSQWVIIAATTGNRPWQGAVVSDKAEQPPEHDPSCYLCPSNTRANGEVNPAYQGPWAFDNDYASFSPNAPVFDEADAADPLQRRASNRGRCRVLCWTERHDRTLATISTETMRTVGQLWQTEYNTLSKDPAIQQILIFENKGQEIGVSNPHPHGQIYATGFVGDTFSRARQAQADWAREHGSTLLLDLLSRDTYKESLLIAETEHFVAIIPYFARFAYECWLLPKRRAAHIGQLNNVERDDLSLLYQKMAKTYNELFQRESPNISLMYNAPCDDHPDNEHWQFHMIMQPPLREPDKLKYLAGYESGSANIVNPVQPEIAAERLREAFAKVTQREENA
- a CDS encoding galactokinase, with the protein product MNTLYQPFIERFEESSNPVRTFYAPGRVNLIGDHTDYCGGLVFPCAIDRGTTVMIRKRDDDTVKLASTNFELMASLSPAELNQKYGDNWINYVLGVIDQFRKRGIETTGFECLYSGNIPNGGGLSSSASLEVVTAFALNSLFGAGFDDIELVRIALAAENEFVGVNCGIMDQYAVAMAQKDHAMMLDCNTLECEQTPLKLDGYQIVIVNSNQRRDLVDSKYNERFQECQTATRDLSKHLNIKQLAEVTPAQMKDSLEYFSSIDVAKRAKHVITEHNRVREAVIALNADDLNTFGRLMNESHKSMSEDFEASTDIIDQLVAISLDTPGVIGARMTGGGFGGCTVNLVAEDQVEYFIESVGKRYREACGLKADFYPTQSDNGMREITE
- a CDS encoding alpha-galactosidase; the protein is MSNNLYRLDSAASTLLLLSIDNAIPAVIYYGARLASELDAETALKLTADAIPNAKLDNRTQLALLPENSRGHFGEAGLQGHRAGAQFAHRFNVTDVKQTEQAITFFAEDDAAGLALQIVITCDAQSNVFSWQNTLTNTADSDYTLDWLSCPTLPLALAMEQMITLHGRWGKEFQAQNTTLQAGRFQIDNRRGRTSHEHFPGLLLGETHTSELAGEAFGAHLGWSGNYRLLIDSLSEHERYLQCGELLLPGEIVLKSGESYETPLLYSTRSSGFSGVSQQFHRFARRNILPEWTRRERPVHANSWEALYFDHAIDKLIALVDAAHATGAERFVLDDGWFMGRRHDKAGLGDWQIDPAIYPEGLKPLVDHVRSKGMQFGLWFEPEMMNPDSALFRAHPEWALQHAPYPLVPARNQEVLDLSQPELFDYLFDAISSLVSEYQIDYIKWDMNRDTLNAGSQFKGSQHQQILAVYRLMDKLNKAHPTLEIETCASGGARVDFGVLRHTGRVWTSDNIDPIERISIQNGFSLFFPPEIMGAHIGSAIAHLTGRQTELDTRAIVALQGQTGYEFDSRLLSDADRATVQHYTKIYKDNRNWLAEAKLWRLPAIQGCIHAQGLVSEDQSQSLWSAVSDGSHLHATAGKFKFHGLDPQATYAVTCLNANLPYLAHFAKALPAWMEQPSITLSGELLMQMGLVLPYMPPQTALLLHCTSI